In a genomic window of Rhododendron vialii isolate Sample 1 chromosome 12a, ASM3025357v1:
- the LOC131312035 gene encoding inositol polyphosphate multikinase beta-like, with amino-acid sequence MLKIPDNQVAGHQAGDGKLGPLVDGLGRFYKPLQSDERGTNEGAFYSSLSSNTRIPGHICRFFPVFHGTQLLEASDGSGLLPHLVLQDLVSGRLNPSIMDIKIGARTWPAQASEDYIAKCFERDRETTSVSLGFLITGFQMYGSRESGFWKPHKKFVHGFSADDVRLVLRKFVSSNASGDFDLDPDCAFASVVYGGSNGILAQLLDLKAWFEDQTIFHFYSCSVLLIYEKELALDGSSSGAEVKLIDFAHVVEGKGVIDHNFLGGLCSLIKFISEILTTPDKCQTEVRIQDSENNPFSSGNGADG; translated from the coding sequence ATGCTTAAGATCCCAGATAATCAAGTTGCTGGCCATCAAGCCGGAGATGGAAAGCTTGGCCCACTGGTAGACGGTTTAGGGCGATTCTACAAGCCTCTCCAGAGTGATGAACGTGGGACCAACGAAGGAGCCTTCTACTCGTCGTTATCTTCCAATACAAGGATTCCAGGCCATATTTGCAGGTTCTTCCCCGTCTTCCATGGGACCCAGCTTCTAGAAGCATCAGATGGGTCTGGCTTGCTTCCTCACCTTGTTTTGCAAGACCTTGTCTCGGGTCGCCTCAATCCGTCAATCATGGACATTAAGATTGGCGCCAGAACTTGGCCCGCACAAGCATCCGAGGACTACATTGCAAAATGCTTCGAGAGAGATAGGGAAACAACAAGTGTCTCATTGGGTTTCCTGATAACCGGGTTCCAAATGTATGGCAGCAGAGAGTCAGGATTCTGGAAACCTCACAAAAAGTTTGTCCATGGCTTTTCTGCGGATGATGTGAGGCTAGTTCTAAGGAAGTTTGTTTCTTCTAATGCATCTGGAGATTTTGATTTGGACCCAGATTGTGCTTTTGCGTCGGTTGTTTATGGCGGTTCCAATGGGATTTTGGCACAACTGCTGGACCTGAAAGCATGGTTTGAGGATCAAACTATTTTCCACTTCTATTCTTGCTCAGTCCTTTTGATATATGAAAAGGAGTTGGCCTTGGATGGTAGTAGTTCTGGTGCTGAAGTCAAGTTGATTGATTTTGCACATGTTGTTGAAGGTAAAGGAGTtattgatcataactttttaggTGGGCTTTGTTCTTTGATAAAGTTCATCTCAGAAATTCTTACCACTCCAGATAAATGCCAAACCGAAGTCCGTATCCAGGATTCCGAAAATAATCCATTTTCTTCTGGTAACGGTGCTGATGGGTAA